A region from the Silene latifolia isolate original U9 population chromosome 7, ASM4854445v1, whole genome shotgun sequence genome encodes:
- the LOC141592195 gene encoding uncharacterized protein LOC141592195 isoform X1, producing the protein MDDLDSSNFDQDTNGFSLIDVSAFDDDFLLSSSSDANAVDNQGDILEEGTHVEKPSDLLAVQRPRKPGKCNLRKSLAWDTAFFTSAGVLDAEELSSIMEGAETGPKQNHRLPGIQEELSKSTDSITTFESDSLTLESLEADLFCDIRASIQRSSKSSISGNDNVEGKSGNVRSRKIGQPSSGNIVKPRLASRKLVPAAQGLAASRMLKPTSISKQVNKPVVRGKESSSTLPRSPAATGKPSLEGTTASKRMSVGTTRAKSEIHHAGNGKGVGKEALISKGPRQVDSRNASQKALTSSRLSASSVFNGNAIPSSHSSYDSSSSSSNTSTTKKPYSQNSLGVATSLSSSENIRKSLLDVRRKIDKNANLPPGSKIRTPSRVPVKGKSQPGECKLSAYVKSTSNLSPSISPASSISEWSIESSSSNATVNQNQSLRHCSTTIDVTADRNLSQNMQMHSNDKALDSHDYQVVKQPSTGPAFSQARPGSAKPSGLRLPSPKIGFFDGAKAGTKTPSGSARSRSAIPSNLLKSATGNNSPSGISSKAKPGSVVKLSLSAAGRPGSTKLDPQRSHASPKLSKQRQDDNVDLPSGINTGSFSEVSETTFATGHASPKLSKQLQADIVDLPSGNDSNTFSEVPITTLAKSHASPILTKQLQDDIVDFQSCNDSGTFSEALITSPILTKQLQGDIVNLQSGNDSCTFSEVTLTTSAKSHASPTLTKQLQDDIVDLQSGDDSGTFSEVSITTLAKSLASPTLTKPLHDDIVDLQSGNDSGALSEVSITTLAESHASPILTKQLQDDIVDLQSGKDSGTLSEVSITTSAKSHASPTLTKSLQDDIVDLLSGNDSGTLSEVSITTLAKSHASPTLTKQLQDDIVDLQSGKDSGTFSEVSTNTLAKSDGIPILTEQVQVDIVDLASDNDSGAFSEILVNTLAESTSERNSIVAEHTDGGKHVESCSETKNNPSGELEDSATMIVNGGSDPTIELPKSTSTKSALELNYKVSEDDYAEKLSSETSFDDQPETNSELLDNFAAIKEAGEENELQSGIDQVIDLVADGGPHFSCTSSLPDNGVNQGSRTPFAVKNLVSDVEESNSLTVLTSDAFVKIDAMPPHENIVNFDGKDC; encoded by the exons ATGGATGATCTTGATTCCTCTAATTTCGATCAAGATACCAATGGTTTTTCTCTCATCGACGTTTCCGCTTTCGACGACGATTTCCTCCTCTCTTCTTCTTCAG ATGCCAACGCAGTAGATAATCAAGGTGACATCCTTGAAGAAGGGACACATGTAGAGAAACCATCTGATTTGTTGGCAGTCCAAAGACCTAGGAAACCTGGAAAGTGTAATCTGCGCAAAAGTTTGGCTTGGGATACTGCCTTTTTCACTAGCGCTG GAGTTCTCGATGCTGAAGAGCTGTCAAGCATAATGGAAGGCGCTGAGACAGGTCCAAAGCAAAATCATCGGCTGCCCGGGATCCAAGAGGAGTTAAGCAAATCAACTGATTCAATAACCACCTTTGAGAGTGACAGTTTGACATTGGAAAGCCTTGAGGCTGATCTTTTTTGTGATATAAGAGCCTCAATTCAAAGAAGCAGTAAGTCATCCATTTCAGGGAACGACAACGTAGAAGGAAAATCTGGAAATGTACGCT CTAGGAAGATAGGTCAGCCTTCTTCTGGCAATATA GTGAAGCCCAGATTAGCCTCTAGGAAGCTTGTTCCTGCTGCTCAAGGACTTGCAGCATCAAGGATGTTAAAGCCAACTTCAATTAGCAAACAAGTGAATAAG CCTGTTGTTAGGGGAAAAGAGTCAAGCTCGACGTTGCCTCGGTCACCAGCGGCAACTGGTAAACCTAGCCTGGAAGGAACAACTGCAAGCAAGAGAATGTCTGTTGGCACCACCCGGGCCAAATCAGAAATCCATCATGCAGGAAACGGGAAAG GTGTTGGGAAAGAAGCATTGATTTCAAAAGGCCCTCGTCAAGTTGATTCTAGAAACGCTTCACAAAAAGCTTTGACATCCTCAAGACTCTCTGCTTCATCAGTTTTTAATGGAAACGCAATACCTAGTTCCCACTCTTCTTATGACAGCTCTAGTAGCTCTTCAAATACATCAACCACCAAAAAACCTTATTCCCAAAATAGTTTGGGGGTGGCCACTAGTTTGTCTTCATCTGAAAATATTCGAAAATCTCTTTTAGATGTTAGAAGAAAGATAGACAAGAATGCAAATCTGCCACCTGGTTCCAAAATTAGAACACCATCTAGAGTTCCAGTGAAGGGTAAATCTCAACCAGGGGAGTGTAAGCTCTCGGCTTATGTGAAGTCGACCTCAAATCTTTCTCCAAGTATCTCTCCAGCAAGCTCTATTAGTGAATGGTCAATAGAATCTTCTTCCTCAAATGCTACAGTAAATCAAAATCAGAGTTTGAGACATTGCTCCACTACTATAGACGTTACTGCAGATAGGAATCTCTCTCAAAATATGCAAATGCACTCCAACGACAAAGCATTGGATAGCCATGATTATCAGGTTGTAAAGCAGCCTTCTACAGGACCTGCTTTCTCTCAGGCCCGTCCTGGTTCGGCGAAACCATCAGGCCTTCGATTACCATCACCAAAGATTGGCTTCTTTGATGGG GCAAAAGCTGGTACCAAGACTCCAAGTGGCAGTGCACGATCTCGTTCGGCGATACCTAGTAACCTTCTGAAATCAGCCACAGGGAACAATAGTCCTTCTGGGATTTCAAGCAAGGCAAAGCCTGGCAGTGTTGTTAAATTGTCCTTGTCAGCCGCTGGAAGGCCTGGATCTACCAAACTTGATCCTCAGAGAAGTCATGCAAGCCCCAAATTGTCTAAACAACGGCAAGACGACAACGTGGATTTACCAAGTGGTATTAATACTGGGAGTTTCTCTGAAGTTTCGGAAACTACTTTCGCCACGGGTCATGCAAGCCCCAAATTGTCTAAACAGCTTCAAGCTGACATTGTGGATTTACCAAGTGGTAATGATTCTAACACTTTTTCTGAAGTTCCGATAACTACTTTAGCCAAAAGTCATGCAAGCCCGATATTAACTAAACAACTTCAAGATGACATCGTGGATTTCCAGAGTTGTAATGATTCTGGCACATTCTCTGAAGCTTTGATAACAAGCCCGATATTGACTAAACAACTTCAAGGTGACATTGTGAATTTACAAAGTGGTAATGATTCTTGTACTTTCTCAGAAGTTACGTTAACTACGTCCGCCAAAAGTCATGCAAGCCCGACATTGACTAAACAACTTCAAGATGACATTGTGGATTTACAAAGTGGTGATGATTCTGGCACTTTCTCTGAAGTTTCGATAACTACGCTAGCCAAAAGTCTTGCAAGCCCGACATTGACTAAACCACTTCATGATGACATTGTGGATTTACAAAGTGGTAATGATTCTGGCGCACTCTCTGAAGTTTCGATAACTACGCTAGCCGAAAGTCATGCAAGCCCGATACTGACTAAACAACTTCAAGATGACATTGTGGATTTACAAAGTGGTAAAGATTCTGGCACTCTCTCTGAAGTTTCGATAACTACTTCAGCCAAAAGTCATGCAAGCCCGACATTGACTAAATCACTTCAAGATGACATTGTGGATTTACTAAGTGGTAATGATTCTGGCACTCTCTCTGAAGTTTCGATAACTACGTTAGCCAAAAGTCATGCAAGCCCGACACTGACTAAACAACTTCAAGATGACATTGTGGATTTACAAAGTGGTAAAGATTCTGGCACTTTCTCTGAAGTTTCGACAAATACTTTAGCCAAAAGTGACGGAATCCCGATATTGACTGAACAAGTTCAAGTTGACATTGTGGACTTAGCTAGTGATAATGATTCTGGCGCTTTCTCTGAAATTTTGGTCAATACGTTAGCTGAGTCTACTTCAGAGAGAAATAGCATCGTTGCTGAACATACTGATGGAGGGAAACACGTTGAGTCTTGTTCAGAAACCAAGAACAATCCAAGTGGTGAGCTAGAGGACTCAGCTACTATGATTGTTAATGGCGGCTCTGACCCTACCATTGAACTTCCAAAATCTACTTCAACAAAGTCTGCGTTAGAACTAAATTACAAAGTGTCTGAAGATGATTATGCTGAAAAACTTTCGTCTGAGACTAGTTTTGATGATCAACCTGAAACTAATTCTGAACTACTCGACAACTTTGCTGCCATTAAGGAAGCAGGTGAGGAAAATGAATTGCAGTCGGGGATTGATCAGGTTATTGATCTTGTTGCTGATGGTGGGCCCCATTTCAGTTGCACATCCTCGTTGCCTGATAATGGAGTCAACCAAGGGTCAAGGACTCCTTTTGCAGTGAAGAATCTTGTTTCTGATGTAGAGGAAAGCAACTCTTTGACTGTATTGACTTCGGACGCATTCGTGAAAATCGATGCCATGCCTCCTCATGAGAACATAGTAAACTTCGATGGGAAGGATTGCTAA
- the LOC141592195 gene encoding uncharacterized protein LOC141592195 isoform X2, protein MDDLDSSNFDQDTNGFSLIDVSAFDDDFLLSSSSDANAVDNQGDILEEGTHVEKPSDLLAVQRPRKPGKCNLRKSLAWDTAFFTSAGVLDAEELSSIMEGAETGPKQNHRLPGIQEELSKSTDSITTFESDSLTLESLEADLFCDIRASIQRSSKSSISGNDNVEGKSGNVRSRKIGQPSSGNIVKPRLASRKLVPAAQGLAASRMLKPTSISKQVNKPVVRGKESSSTLPRSPAATGKPSLEGTTASKRMSVGTTRAKSEIHHAGNGKGVGKEALISKGPRQVDSRNASQKALTSSRLSASSVFNGNAIPSSHSSYDSSSSSSNTSTTKKPYSQNSLGVATSLSSSENIRKSLLDVRRKIDKNANLPPGSKIRTPSRVPVKGKSQPGECKLSAYVKSTSNLSPSISPASSISEWSIESSSSNATVNQNQSLRHCSTTIDVTADRNLSQNMQMHSNDKALDSHDYQVVKQPSTGPAFSQARPGSAKPSGLRLPSPKIGFFDGAKAGTKTPSGSARSRSAIPSNLLKSATGNNSPSGISSKAKPGSVVKLSLSAAGRPGSTKLDPQRSHASPKLSKQRQDDNVDLPSGINTGSFSEVSETTFATGHASPKLSKQLQADIVDLPSEVTLTTSAKSHASPTLTKQLQDDIVDLQSGDDSGTFSEVSITTLAKSLASPTLTKPLHDDIVDLQSGNDSGALSEVSITTLAESHASPILTKQLQDDIVDLQSGKDSGTLSEVSITTSAKSHASPTLTKSLQDDIVDLLSGNDSGTLSEVSITTLAKSHASPTLTKQLQDDIVDLQSGKDSGTFSEVSTNTLAKSDGIPILTEQVQVDIVDLASDNDSGAFSEILVNTLAESTSERNSIVAEHTDGGKHVESCSETKNNPSGELEDSATMIVNGGSDPTIELPKSTSTKSALELNYKVSEDDYAEKLSSETSFDDQPETNSELLDNFAAIKEAGEENELQSGIDQVIDLVADGGPHFSCTSSLPDNGVNQGSRTPFAVKNLVSDVEESNSLTVLTSDAFVKIDAMPPHENIVNFDGKDC, encoded by the exons ATGGATGATCTTGATTCCTCTAATTTCGATCAAGATACCAATGGTTTTTCTCTCATCGACGTTTCCGCTTTCGACGACGATTTCCTCCTCTCTTCTTCTTCAG ATGCCAACGCAGTAGATAATCAAGGTGACATCCTTGAAGAAGGGACACATGTAGAGAAACCATCTGATTTGTTGGCAGTCCAAAGACCTAGGAAACCTGGAAAGTGTAATCTGCGCAAAAGTTTGGCTTGGGATACTGCCTTTTTCACTAGCGCTG GAGTTCTCGATGCTGAAGAGCTGTCAAGCATAATGGAAGGCGCTGAGACAGGTCCAAAGCAAAATCATCGGCTGCCCGGGATCCAAGAGGAGTTAAGCAAATCAACTGATTCAATAACCACCTTTGAGAGTGACAGTTTGACATTGGAAAGCCTTGAGGCTGATCTTTTTTGTGATATAAGAGCCTCAATTCAAAGAAGCAGTAAGTCATCCATTTCAGGGAACGACAACGTAGAAGGAAAATCTGGAAATGTACGCT CTAGGAAGATAGGTCAGCCTTCTTCTGGCAATATA GTGAAGCCCAGATTAGCCTCTAGGAAGCTTGTTCCTGCTGCTCAAGGACTTGCAGCATCAAGGATGTTAAAGCCAACTTCAATTAGCAAACAAGTGAATAAG CCTGTTGTTAGGGGAAAAGAGTCAAGCTCGACGTTGCCTCGGTCACCAGCGGCAACTGGTAAACCTAGCCTGGAAGGAACAACTGCAAGCAAGAGAATGTCTGTTGGCACCACCCGGGCCAAATCAGAAATCCATCATGCAGGAAACGGGAAAG GTGTTGGGAAAGAAGCATTGATTTCAAAAGGCCCTCGTCAAGTTGATTCTAGAAACGCTTCACAAAAAGCTTTGACATCCTCAAGACTCTCTGCTTCATCAGTTTTTAATGGAAACGCAATACCTAGTTCCCACTCTTCTTATGACAGCTCTAGTAGCTCTTCAAATACATCAACCACCAAAAAACCTTATTCCCAAAATAGTTTGGGGGTGGCCACTAGTTTGTCTTCATCTGAAAATATTCGAAAATCTCTTTTAGATGTTAGAAGAAAGATAGACAAGAATGCAAATCTGCCACCTGGTTCCAAAATTAGAACACCATCTAGAGTTCCAGTGAAGGGTAAATCTCAACCAGGGGAGTGTAAGCTCTCGGCTTATGTGAAGTCGACCTCAAATCTTTCTCCAAGTATCTCTCCAGCAAGCTCTATTAGTGAATGGTCAATAGAATCTTCTTCCTCAAATGCTACAGTAAATCAAAATCAGAGTTTGAGACATTGCTCCACTACTATAGACGTTACTGCAGATAGGAATCTCTCTCAAAATATGCAAATGCACTCCAACGACAAAGCATTGGATAGCCATGATTATCAGGTTGTAAAGCAGCCTTCTACAGGACCTGCTTTCTCTCAGGCCCGTCCTGGTTCGGCGAAACCATCAGGCCTTCGATTACCATCACCAAAGATTGGCTTCTTTGATGGG GCAAAAGCTGGTACCAAGACTCCAAGTGGCAGTGCACGATCTCGTTCGGCGATACCTAGTAACCTTCTGAAATCAGCCACAGGGAACAATAGTCCTTCTGGGATTTCAAGCAAGGCAAAGCCTGGCAGTGTTGTTAAATTGTCCTTGTCAGCCGCTGGAAGGCCTGGATCTACCAAACTTGATCCTCAGAGAAGTCATGCAAGCCCCAAATTGTCTAAACAACGGCAAGACGACAACGTGGATTTACCAAGTGGTATTAATACTGGGAGTTTCTCTGAAGTTTCGGAAACTACTTTCGCCACGGGTCATGCAAGCCCCAAATTGTCTAAACAGCTTCAAGCTGACATTGTGGATTTACCAAGTG AAGTTACGTTAACTACGTCCGCCAAAAGTCATGCAAGCCCGACATTGACTAAACAACTTCAAGATGACATTGTGGATTTACAAAGTGGTGATGATTCTGGCACTTTCTCTGAAGTTTCGATAACTACGCTAGCCAAAAGTCTTGCAAGCCCGACATTGACTAAACCACTTCATGATGACATTGTGGATTTACAAAGTGGTAATGATTCTGGCGCACTCTCTGAAGTTTCGATAACTACGCTAGCCGAAAGTCATGCAAGCCCGATACTGACTAAACAACTTCAAGATGACATTGTGGATTTACAAAGTGGTAAAGATTCTGGCACTCTCTCTGAAGTTTCGATAACTACTTCAGCCAAAAGTCATGCAAGCCCGACATTGACTAAATCACTTCAAGATGACATTGTGGATTTACTAAGTGGTAATGATTCTGGCACTCTCTCTGAAGTTTCGATAACTACGTTAGCCAAAAGTCATGCAAGCCCGACACTGACTAAACAACTTCAAGATGACATTGTGGATTTACAAAGTGGTAAAGATTCTGGCACTTTCTCTGAAGTTTCGACAAATACTTTAGCCAAAAGTGACGGAATCCCGATATTGACTGAACAAGTTCAAGTTGACATTGTGGACTTAGCTAGTGATAATGATTCTGGCGCTTTCTCTGAAATTTTGGTCAATACGTTAGCTGAGTCTACTTCAGAGAGAAATAGCATCGTTGCTGAACATACTGATGGAGGGAAACACGTTGAGTCTTGTTCAGAAACCAAGAACAATCCAAGTGGTGAGCTAGAGGACTCAGCTACTATGATTGTTAATGGCGGCTCTGACCCTACCATTGAACTTCCAAAATCTACTTCAACAAAGTCTGCGTTAGAACTAAATTACAAAGTGTCTGAAGATGATTATGCTGAAAAACTTTCGTCTGAGACTAGTTTTGATGATCAACCTGAAACTAATTCTGAACTACTCGACAACTTTGCTGCCATTAAGGAAGCAGGTGAGGAAAATGAATTGCAGTCGGGGATTGATCAGGTTATTGATCTTGTTGCTGATGGTGGGCCCCATTTCAGTTGCACATCCTCGTTGCCTGATAATGGAGTCAACCAAGGGTCAAGGACTCCTTTTGCAGTGAAGAATCTTGTTTCTGATGTAGAGGAAAGCAACTCTTTGACTGTATTGACTTCGGACGCATTCGTGAAAATCGATGCCATGCCTCCTCATGAGAACATAGTAAACTTCGATGGGAAGGATTGCTAA
- the LOC141592196 gene encoding low temperature-induced protein lt101.2-like, with amino-acid sequence MGSATFIEVILAILLPPLGVFLRYSCGVEFWICLVLTLLGYLPGILYALYVIVA; translated from the exons ATGGGAAGTGCGACATTTATCGAAGTCATTCTCGCAATCTTGTTGCCTCCTCTTGGTGTTTTCCTTCGCTATTCTTGCGGG GTTGAGTTCTGGATATGCCTAGTGTTGACATTATTGGGATACCTTCCTGGCATATTATATGCGCTATATGTCATTGTTGCTTAG
- the LOC141592197 gene encoding uncharacterized protein LOC141592197, with translation MATLSDLFVGQKHEALRKTIFVVLLGQLISFLMAVTSFCSSYLAKLGVDAPVTQSFFTYLCLTAVYGSIKLFRPKKMMIPWYYYAPLGFVDVQGNYFFTKAFQYTSITSVTLFDCGTIPWVIVLTYFFLGTRYSIRQYFGVATCILGLALVLVSDAGIGGGGGSKPLFGDFLVIIATLFYALSNVGEEYCVKQKDLVEVISMLAVFGLVFSICEIALLERQVFESIEWSYSVILGFAGYAAGGFLFYTLVPLLLQLSGATMFNLSALTSDMWAVLIRILFYHEEVGWLYYVSFAIVALGLVIYSISEKNCTAMTCPDEHFSSQYQILAVECAESGPDTLVA, from the exons ATGGCGACACTTTCAGATTTGTTCGTTGGCCAAAAACATGAAGCTTTACGGAAGACAATATTTGTTGTGTTATTGGGTCAACTTATTTCCTTCCTCATGGCGGTTACCAGCTTTTGTTCTTCTTATTTAGCTAAGCTTG GTGTTGATGCTCCAGTTACTCAGTCATTCTTTACCTACTTGTGCTTAACTGCTGTTTATGGGAGTATCAAGCTGTTTCGGCCTAAAAAAATGATG ATCCCATGGTATTATTACGCTCCTTTAGGATTCGTAGACGTTCAAGGGAATTACTTTT TTACTAAGGCATTCCAGTATACATCCATTACAAGTGTAACTCTTTTCGACTGTGGAACTATACCTTGGGTAATTGTGCTGACATATTTCTTCCTTGGCACCAGATACTCCATTCGGCAGTATTTTGGGGTTGCAACATGTATCCTTGGCCTTGCCTTGGTGCTTGTCTCTGATGCTGGGATAGGCGGTGGAG GTGGGTCCAAACCTCTTTTTGGAGATTTTCTTGTAATCATCGCCACACTATTTTATGCATTGAGCAATGTTGGTGAG GAATACTGTGTCAAACAAAAGGATCTTGTCGAAGTTATTTCGATGCTTGCTGTTTTTGGATTGGTGTTCAGCATATGTGAGAT CGCTCTATTAGAACGACAGGTTTTTGAGTCAATTGAGTGGTCCTATAGCGTG ATTTTAGGGTTTGCTGGATATGCTGCAGGAGGATTTCTTTTCTACACGCTTGTTCCTCTTCTACTACAG CTAAGTGGAGCCACAATGTTTAATCTCTCCGCTCTTACTTCTGATATGTGGGCTGTCCTCATTCGCATATTGTTCTATCACGAGGAG GTTGGCTGGTTATATTACGTTTCATTTGCAATCGTGGCTCTTGGACTTGTCATTTACTCCATAAG TGAGAAGAATTGTACAGCAATGACGTGTCCGGATGAGCATTTCAGCAGCCAATACCAAATCCTCGCTGTGGAATGTGCCGAATCAGGACCTGACACTCTTGTAGCATGA
- the LOC141592198 gene encoding uncharacterized protein LOC141592198, giving the protein MASIINFFVDPKHQALRRTIFVVLLGQLVSFIMAIIGFSSSYLAKLGVDAPLIQSFFTYSCLTVVYGGIRLFRRKKMMVPWYYYAPLGFVDVQGNYFVIKAFQFTSITSVTLFDCWTIPWVMVLTYFFIGTRYSIRQYFGAATCILGLGLVLLSDAGIAGGGGSKPLLGDVFVILGTLFYALSNVGEEFCVKQKDLVEVISMLGVFGLVVSICEIALLERDTLKSIEWSSDVILGFAGYATATFLFYTLVPFLLKISGATLFNLSALTSDMWAVLIRILFYHEEVGWLYYVSFAIVALGLVIYSISENTTAESHVDGHLRDQYQALAVECAESGGQTHVA; this is encoded by the exons ATGGCCTCCATTATCAACTTTTTCGTTGACCCAAAACACCAAGCTTTACGAAGAACAATTTTCGTTGTGTTATTGGGTCAACTTGTTTCCTTTATCATGGCCATTATTGGGTTTTCCTCTTCTTATTTGGCTAAGCTTG GTGTTGATGCTCCACTCATTCAGTCATTCTTCACATACTCCTGTTTAACTGTTGTTTATGGGGGTATCAGGCTCTTTCGCCGTAAAAAAATGATG GTCCCCTGGTATTATTATGCTCCTTTAGGCTTTGTAGACGTTCAAGGCAATTACTTTG TTATTAAGGCGTTCCAGTTTACATCCATTACGAGTGTGACATTATTCGATTGCTGGACTATACCATGGGTAATGGTGCTGACATATTTCTTCATAGGCACCAGATACTCCATTCGGCAGTATTTTGGGGCTGCAACATGTATTCTTGGCCTTGGCTTGGTGCTTCTCTCTGATGCTGGGATTGCCGGTGGAG GTGGTTCCAAACCTCTTCTTGGTGATGTTTTTGTAATTCTTGGGACACTATTTTATGCATTGAGCAACGTTGGCGAG GAGTTTTGTGTTAAACAAAAGGATCTTGTTGAAGTTATTTCAATGCTTGGTGTTTTTGGATTGGTGGTCAGCATATGTGAGAT CGCTCTACTAGAACGAGACACTTTGAAGTCAATTGAGTGGTCTTCCGACGTG ATATTAGGGTTTGCTGGATATGCTACGGCAACATTTCTTTTCTACACACTTGTTCCTTTTTTGCTAAAG ATAAGTGGAGCCACACTGTTCAATCTCTCCGCGCTTACCTCTGATATGTGGGCTGTCCTTATTCGCATATTATTCTATCATGAAGAG GTTGGTTGGCTGTATTATGTTTCATTCGCAATTGTGGCTCTTGGACTTGTCATTTATTCAATAAG TGAGAATACAACAGCAGAGAGCCATGTGGATGGGCATCTGAGGGACCAATATCAAGCCCTGGCTGTGGAATGCGCGGAATCAGGAGGCCAAACTCATGTAGCTTGA